In Synergistaceae bacterium, one DNA window encodes the following:
- a CDS encoding class II D-tagatose-bisphosphate aldolase, non-catalytic subunit: MKNPLVAMTDKRKAGIHAGIPSYCTANELAIEAILEQALRFDSPVLIEGTANQINQFGGYTGMKPADFRDYVYALADKVGFERERIMLGGDHMGPLVWSDLPESEAMSNSKELLRQCVLAGFTKIHLDTSMKLADDPKDERLSDEVIAERGAALLEVCEAAYQELLKSKPDAVRPAYIIGSEVPIPGGAQEEEAGLQVTSVKDFETTLAVYKRKFEEHGIADRWQDVIAVVVQPGVEFGDKDIHAYDRQAAKELCASLKNHPGFVFEGHSTDYQPAEKLREMVEDGIAILKVGPALTFKLREGLFALSMIERELIPAEKRADFIEVLERVMLDNPKNWQKHYHGSDEDKRIARKYSYSDRCRYYFSLPEIKSAITKLFANIDSVEVPAGLLSQFMPRQYKLVRDGKLAMKAASLVKDYVVECTDDYNYAVNPNYTI; encoded by the coding sequence ATGAAGAATCCTTTAGTTGCGATGACCGACAAGAGGAAGGCCGGTATTCACGCCGGTATTCCGTCATACTGCACAGCAAACGAGCTCGCGATAGAAGCAATCCTCGAACAGGCATTACGTTTTGATTCTCCCGTTCTGATTGAGGGAACAGCGAACCAGATCAACCAGTTCGGAGGCTACACGGGAATGAAGCCCGCAGACTTCCGCGATTATGTTTACGCTCTGGCGGACAAGGTAGGGTTTGAGCGTGAAAGAATAATGCTCGGCGGCGACCATATGGGGCCGTTGGTGTGGTCAGACCTTCCCGAGTCAGAAGCTATGTCGAACTCTAAGGAGCTATTGAGGCAGTGCGTCCTGGCCGGTTTCACGAAGATTCATCTGGATACCAGCATGAAGCTCGCGGATGACCCGAAGGATGAACGCCTTAGCGATGAAGTTATCGCTGAACGCGGGGCAGCATTGCTCGAGGTCTGTGAGGCCGCGTATCAGGAACTCCTGAAGTCCAAGCCCGACGCTGTTCGTCCCGCGTACATCATCGGGAGTGAAGTACCGATTCCCGGCGGAGCACAGGAGGAAGAAGCAGGCCTGCAGGTTACCAGTGTAAAGGACTTCGAGACGACGTTAGCAGTGTACAAACGGAAATTCGAGGAGCACGGAATCGCTGATAGGTGGCAGGACGTTATTGCTGTCGTGGTTCAGCCGGGCGTTGAGTTCGGGGACAAGGACATTCACGCCTACGACAGACAAGCCGCAAAAGAACTGTGCGCATCCCTGAAGAATCATCCCGGCTTCGTGTTCGAGGGGCATTCGACGGATTACCAGCCCGCAGAAAAACTCCGCGAAATGGTCGAGGACGGAATAGCTATCCTCAAAGTCGGCCCGGCTTTAACCTTCAAGCTCAGAGAAGGACTCTTCGCACTCAGCATGATTGAGCGTGAGTTAATCCCGGCAGAAAAGCGCGCAGACTTCATAGAGGTGCTTGAACGCGTGATGCTCGATAACCCAAAGAACTGGCAGAAACATTATCACGGTTCGGACGAGGACAAGCGAATCGCCCGCAAGTACAGCTACTCCGACAGATGCAGGTACTACTTCAGTCTTCCTGAAATCAAGTCGGCAATCACTAAGCTGTTCGCGAACATCGACAGCGTAGAAGTTCCCGCAGGACTCCTGAGCCAGTTCATGCCCAGACAGTACAAGCTCGTTAGGGACGGGAAATTAGCGATGAAGGCGGCCTCGCTCGTGAAAGATTATGTAGTTGAGTGCACTGACGATTATAATTATGCGGTCAACCCAAATTACACGATTTAG